Proteins encoded by one window of Rattus rattus isolate New Zealand chromosome 10, Rrattus_CSIRO_v1, whole genome shotgun sequence:
- the Ier5 gene encoding immediate early response gene 5 protein, giving the protein MEFKLEAHRIVSISLGKIYNSRVQRGGIKLHKNLLVSLVLRSARQVYLSDPCPGLYLAGPAGTPAVPPPQQPGEPVAGPPSGWGEPPPPVARAAWPEPEPQPQPQPQPQPQRPSVCHTPGAGSPEPVAAVSGAEDALRGGEEDSAAAAWGRVERPRVAPSGGSSDACSEGPRALRRPCGCPSAVEERSSENGSPAPAAPCPRKRGAAGVGGGRAGCSAPGSTPLKKPRRNSEEQPVTGEEDTDEEMETGNVANLISIFGSSFSGLLRKSPAGGREEEKAEEGGPEASEPGQICCDKPVLRDMSPWSTAIVAF; this is encoded by the coding sequence atggAGTTCAAGCTGGAGGCTCACCGTATCGTCAGCATCTCCCTGGGCAAGATCTACAACTCGCGGGTCCAGCGCGGCGGTATCAAGCTACACAAGAACCTCTTGGTGTCGTTAGTGCTGCGCAGCGCCCGCCAAGTCTACTTGAGTGACCCCTGCCCTGGCCTCTACCTGGCCGGCCCTGCGGGGACCCCGGCGGTACCGCCGCCACAGCAGCCCGGAGAGCCGGTAGCCGGGCCACCCTCCGGCTGGGGAGAGCCGCCCCCGCCGGTCGCCCGCGCCGCCTGGCCGGAGCCCGAGCcgcagcctcagcctcagcctcagcctcagcctcagcgtCCCTCGGTGTGCCACACGCCGGGAGCGGGAAGCCCAGAACCGGTGGCCGCGGTGTCCGGAGCGGAGGACGCTCTCCGGGGCGGAGAGGAGGACTCGGCGGCAGCTGCTTGGGGCCGCGTGGAACGTCCGCGCGTGGCGCCTTCTGGAGGCAGCTCGGACGCGTGCTCCGAGGGGCCCCGGGCACTGCGCCGCCCGTGTGGCTGTCCGTCGGCCGTGGAGGAGCGGTCCTCCGAGAACGGGTCCCCCGCGCCAGCCGCCCCGTGTCCCAGGAAGCGTGGCGCAGCGGGAGTGGGTGGCGGCCGCGCGGGCTGCTCCGCGCCCGGCTCTACCCCTCTCAAGAAGCCGCGCCGGAACTCCGAGGAGCAGCCGGTCACCGGCGAGGAGGACACCGACGAGGAGATGGAAACCGGGAACGTGGCAAACCTCATCAGCATCTTCGGGTCTAGCTTCTCGGGACTCCTACGGAAAAGCCCTGCGGGCGGCCGGGAGGAAGAGAAGGCGGAGGAGGGCGGCCCGGAAGCCTCCGAGCCCGGGCAGATCTGCTGCGACAAGCCGGTTCTGAGAGACATGAGCCCCTGGAGCACAGCCATCGTGGCCTTCTGA